From the genome of Cedecea lapagei, one region includes:
- the amiC gene encoding N-acetylmuramoyl-L-alanine amidase AmiC, giving the protein MPDSSSLMSRRRLLQGAGAMWLLSVSNVGFAASSQVIAVRVWPASSYTRVTLESNHQLKYRQFALSNPERVVVDIEGAHLNSVLKGIGSQVRADDPFIKSARVGQFDPKTVRMVFELKQNVTPHLFGLAPVAEFKERLVMDLYPANMNSEQDPLLALLEDYNNGQLDKKMPVEKGPQPGKAGRDRPIVIMLDPGHGGEDPGAIGPNKTREKDIVLSIARRLKALLDKEGNMKAYMTRNEDVFIPLKVRVAKAQKQRADLFVSIHADAFTTAAARGSSVFALSTKGATSTAAKYLAQTQNAADLIGGVGKSGDRYLDHTMFDMVQSLTINDSLKFGKEVLNRLGRVNKLHKNSVDQAGFAVLKAPDIPSILVETAFLSNPEEERKLRTAKFQQEVAESILAGIKAYFSDSSKLARRG; this is encoded by the coding sequence ATGCCAGATTCCAGTTCGTTAATGAGTCGCCGCCGCCTACTTCAGGGAGCCGGAGCCATGTGGCTGCTGAGCGTCAGCAACGTTGGTTTTGCTGCCTCAAGCCAGGTGATTGCCGTGCGCGTCTGGCCGGCCTCGTCTTATACTCGCGTGACGCTGGAGTCGAATCATCAGCTTAAGTATCGCCAGTTCGCCCTCAGCAATCCGGAGCGGGTGGTGGTGGATATCGAAGGGGCGCATTTAAATTCAGTTCTAAAAGGTATCGGCAGCCAGGTTCGCGCTGACGATCCCTTTATTAAATCGGCGCGCGTGGGCCAGTTCGATCCGAAAACCGTTCGCATGGTTTTCGAATTGAAACAAAACGTGACTCCGCATCTGTTCGGGCTGGCGCCGGTAGCCGAATTTAAAGAGCGCCTGGTGATGGATCTTTATCCAGCCAACATGAATAGTGAACAAGATCCGCTGCTGGCGTTACTGGAAGATTACAACAACGGCCAGCTGGACAAGAAAATGCCGGTGGAAAAAGGACCGCAGCCAGGCAAAGCCGGACGAGATCGCCCGATTGTCATCATGCTCGATCCCGGTCATGGCGGCGAAGATCCCGGCGCGATTGGGCCTAACAAAACCCGCGAAAAAGATATTGTGCTCAGCATTGCGCGCAGGCTAAAGGCGCTGCTTGATAAAGAGGGCAATATGAAGGCCTACATGACGCGTAACGAAGACGTGTTTATCCCGCTGAAGGTGCGCGTAGCCAAGGCGCAAAAGCAGCGAGCGGATCTGTTTGTTTCTATTCACGCAGATGCCTTCACCACCGCAGCTGCTCGCGGCTCGTCGGTCTTTGCGCTGTCGACCAAAGGGGCAACCAGTACGGCAGCGAAATATCTGGCGCAAACGCAGAACGCCGCGGACTTAATTGGCGGCGTTGGTAAAAGCGGGGATCGTTATCTCGACCACACGATGTTCGACATGGTGCAGTCGCTGACCATCAACGACAGCCTGAAGTTTGGTAAAGAGGTGCTTAACCGGCTGGGGCGGGTGAATAAACTGCATAAAAACAGCGTCGATCAGGCCGGATTTGCGGTGTTGAAAGCGCCGGATATCCCGTCGATTCTGGTGGAGACGGCCTTCCTCAGTAACCCGGAGGAGGAGCGTAAGCTGCGCACGGCGAAGTTCCAGCAGGAGGTTGCTGAGTCAATTCTGGCGGGGATTAAGGCTTACTTCTCGGACAGTTCGAAGCTGGCAAGAAGAGGGTAG